In Lolium rigidum isolate FL_2022 chromosome 7, APGP_CSIRO_Lrig_0.1, whole genome shotgun sequence, the DNA window ttcgtcatgaatgaaggagaatCTCCGAAAGATATGTACCGTCGCCTCATCGCTCTTACcatgcaaatgcaagatcttggagcaactttTGTGGACGACCATTGGATCAAaagaaagttctacaacgctctcctcccataTGAGTCACGATGGTAATGGAGCGGGTTTCGATGGATATAGCGATACCAAATCCATGCCCAGATCCATCAGTCTCGCTGTGCCCCGCTCACGGAAGTATCCATGAGCATGGATGTCGCTCCAAATCCAAATCCGCTAGATAcccggatatccatggatatccatgcccATAAAATTTCAGTAGCATTTTAACAATATTTTACTTGCATTTCATCTAATAAGCTAACATGAATATTTTCGCAGCATTATGACATTATTTTAGTAGCATTTCAGCAATAATTATGTAGAAAATGCATAGGAATATCAAATCAACAATATATCAATCACATAGTACTTATAATATGTCAAATCCCACACAATCACACCATACAATAGCTGTCTCATTTCAATCTCACGTCCTCACGCTCGCCCACGTCCATTTCTCCCGACCGGCGGCATTTGATCAAAATCGTGTGGCAGCCCTATGAGGAATAAATTGAAAGAGGATTAGGAAGAGGGAACAACAAGAATATGAGATGGATTAGGCAGAGAGACGAGCAGCGTCTTACCAGTAACCAACGAAGAAGAAGGGTGGCCGCCGGTCCCCGGCGCATCTTGCAGGAGGATGAGAGACGGAGAGGTGGAAGGGACGGGACACCCGCCAAGGTTGAGGGGATCCGTCGATCTGGAGAGGTGGCAGGGACGGAGCCGACGGATCACCGGCCAGCGGCTGCACCTTCCCTCACCGCGTGTTGACGGCGATGGACAGATCAATACTCGGAGACGGATGTTTGTGCGGGACGAAAGCGAGAAGTATTTAGCTATAGGAGATGGATGGGTAGATggctcgattttggctaagtccaTAATTATGGCAAGCAATTACCAAGGAGGCGGAGCAATCAATGAAGAGTCAGAGTCAATACGTACGAAGCACAACCAGCACATCCGTGAATGGATCTTCCGTGAGTATTTAGAGTATAAAATCATTAAGACTTAAATTATGGATTTGGTGATTTGGGCCTAAAAAATGGTAGCTAAGCCTAGGTAAAATCACATGTGTCACTCACATGTGGATCCCACTTGTCTGCCGGATATCTATCGAATATCCACGGGGCAAATCTGCCCGCGTCCGCTCCATGAATTATTGGATATCCGCTCCATTAAATCTGTGGACATAATTAGCCCTCCAAACTCGTGCCCGGTGGGTCgaatatccgtggatacccgaatccctggataaaattgccatccttacctATGAGGAAGTAAAGTTGACGACCATCTGCCAAAATGCCTCCTtctgtgctatgacatccgatgaagtccttggcgaattcatcgctttggacatctccaagaagaatgcggtgaTCTTGCTGCACGTgctcacaacacccgcaagcccaacctcgctTTGAAGATGAACGAGCATGAAGCaagtgaaagtgatgaggatcccattgagtggggtctggatgatctcaagaccaactatcatgaacacatggGTCTCGCCACCAAGAGTTTTTGGGATGGGAACAAGACTAGAACCTCAAGACCAAGAAGATACTCACCTCGTGACTCTCCaagaaatttctccaagatcccaagggaggggcaaaggaGGAGAACATGGTACAATTGCGGTGACAAAAGTCacattttgttgcggattgtgtctatgagagaagggaagacaatggtggaaggctcgtccgcaaggaaaagttcaaatccctctccaaaggattctccaagttctcctccaagcccggtgacgccaaggtctccttcaccaagaagcctagagctttcATTATCCGTGAGTGttagggggatgacccccggtagatCAAGACTATGACAAATATGCCATGATAAATTATTTGTATACCAAATTAAAGATTAATCCGGATGTTAAAAGCTCAGTTTGATCAATCGATCGCGCACATGTCTTCGCCATGCACGTCCCCAAGCATGCGCTTACCACCGAGCGAGCTATAGGTTGCCGTTGGGTCGCCCCTTCGGGTAGCAGCGTCGCCGCCCTTGGTCCACGCTACTGACCTCCAACGTGCCTTTTGAGGTGTGTACGTTGCTAGTGGTCTCCTGCCGCTGCACCGACTTGTGCTCTGCAGTTACGCCGCCCCTTCGGGTCGTGAAGTCGCCGCACGCAGTCTACTTCGCCACCCCTGCGCAACGACGTCCCAGGCTACCGCCGCGCCGCCTTCCTAGGCGCGGGTCGCCACCGTCCACGCATGGTCTTCTTGACGCTATCGGGATCTTCCTCACCTACTTCGAGTACCGCCGCCGCACCAGCACAAGTAACTTGCATGACCACTTCTGGTCGTTGCAGGCCTCGCTGACTacctctacgacagtctaggcgtccagcatggCCACTCCAGGCCGCCGCTGGTTTTTcaccgccttctacgtctccgtCCACCACGAGCTCGTCGCCAACATCATCGTCTCATCCCTGACTACTTCATCTACTCCGACAACCGCGGACTGCATTGGCACCTCTCCCTTTTCGCCGCTCTGTGACTCGCCACCGTTCTGGAGGCCTCCTCTGCggtcccctgacactggcgcacgGTCCATTATGGTCCCTGCCCTCGCACGCATGGTATTGGCAACACCGGTCTGTGCCTTCGTCCTCGACGCGTCCCCGGGTCTGGCAAGCCCGGATTGGCGCCTAGTCTTCATCACTTCATCTTTGCGTACTCAGTTTTGGCAAAACCGGAGTATGTCTTCATCCCCAACATGCacctagttctggcaaaactagggcaacacctcgtcctcgacggctcggactACGTCGACTTATCGACACCCCTCTTCGACGATTGCCTCGGCGCGTCTCTGTCTCTCTCCATGCGCACTATGCGCCTGCAGCTTCATGTGTGGCTACCTCGACAACGGCACCAgatcacgacatcgaccacggcacccCCTCGGGCGGCTTCCTCGACCAAGGTTCCAGCACCcatgctctcggctacctcgacatcggcacaaagggctaccCCCTCCAATGAGCACCTCGACTTCCTCTACAGTCAAAGCATCCACGACGCGATATCGTCCACGACACTCCTGCTACGACTACGGAGGAGTGTAGCCCATTGGTTTCCACTTTCGGTTTCTCTTCAGTCTAACCGGCCGTGGAGTTTTtattgttcacgtcactaccgttACGACTACGAgaaagtgttagagatatatttggtagtgTAGGATTGTAATCTAAACCTACCTTATCACTAGAAGAGCTTTCTTTATATTCAAGACGTGTACTCTGTATATATTATATCCTAAATTCTTTCCGGCGGACGCGTGCCAAACCGAAGTTCCGAGCGGGCATACCGAACGAGCGCGCTACACGACAGAAAAAACCCACTGGTCTTTATCCCGCCAACCCCTCGTGATTCCAAGTTCCTCTTCCTCTCCGACGGTACTCAGAGCGCCCACACCGGAGGCAGCCGCAACAGTTCTCCCCGCCACCCCCTCTTGGTAGATCAACGCCCCTTCTACTGAGCTGCAACAACGCCGCCCCGACCGGTCTGCGCCGCGCGCCGACCCAACAGATCTCCTCCCCGCCCCAGACCATCTTCTCCACCCGAATCGATCTGGGAGCTCCACCAACCTTGTGCTAGAACTTGGTTGGGACGACGCCTGAGCGGCACGAGCGCCACCCTATCCGGTCTCCACTCCACTGCGCGCCGCCTCAGCAAGTTTCCTTCGTTGGCTGCCCAGGACAGTCTCTTCTGCCCGAATCGATCTGGAGCTCCAAACTGGTGCGGCAATGGCCGGAAAGGCTCCTTTGCCGTGGCGATCCCGGAGGGAACCGCGCCGAGGCTCCCCTCTTTGATCCGCGCATGGGAGGGATCTCCATGGATGGGCCGTGCTCATGATGGTTCTGCGAGAGAGGGGAATAGCCGGGATGATTGCGACGACGCGTCTCCTCGTGCGTCCAGCCATCTCCTTCAGAAGTTCGTCCAGATCCTAAGCGGAACCTTGGGGACGCTTGAGGTTTGGAAGAGACGGAGGGGAgtggagaagagaaaggaaattcGGATCAAAGTTTTCCTTTTTTGTCATATTTATTTGCTTAATTGCGCATGTTAGTTGCCTATTATTTTGTTGCCTTGGTTAATTACATTTAATAAAAGTTGCTCAAATATGTTAGTTTGTTGCCTAAAATTGCCCCAACAATAATTGATTTGTTCGCCGTTGCCAAATTTGCTTATTGCCTTTGTgaaattctcttgtttttgcctaTAATTAAGAAAACCGCTTTAGCAAGTTTAGTGCCCAATGACGCAACTTTAGTGTTATACTGCCCAACTTTCGTGCCCACGCAACATTGGTGCACGACTTAGCAAGTTTAATGATTGACAGGGCAATTTTGGTGCGCAAAATTAGACGAATATAGTTGTCTAATCCCTCCACCCTCGCTCCTTGTGTGCCTCGCATcggagcaactttggtgcctcACGACGCAATTTTCGTACCATGTAGAGCAACTATGGAACCCAACGGAGCAACTTTGATGCCCGGAGGAGCAAGTACGATGCCCGGAGGAGCAACTTTAGTGAATGACAAAGCAACTATGGAACCCGACGGCGCAACTTCGGTGCCCACATATCAACTTTGGTGCCTGGAGGCGTTATTCTAGTGCCCAACAAAGCCTGCCCGTTTTTTTTCAAGGTGCATTGCTTCGTGAAGTTACTTCAATGTCTTTTTCCAttgttttttaaaaataaaaccatTAAAAAATTAGGGTGTTAGACAACAAATTGAAAGAATTAAGCAACTATTATTCTTTTTAGGCAACAACCTAGTAAAAAAAATAAGCAATGTAGTACCTTGTGCTGCTAAAAAGTTGCCTACACGCTGATGTGAAGTTGTCTACAGGTGCAGTCAAGTTGCCTACAACTGCAATGAAGTTGCTCTCTATTCTGAAATTTACTACTGCTTCTACGAAGTTGCCTACCTATCACCGGACTCAAGGTCTTCCACCGGCTTCGAGCTCCTCCTAGTGTAGGACCGCATGATAAGATGGATTCTTCAGGGCACCTTGCCCGATTAGGTCCGGACTTCCCTGCGAGTGTCCTACTAGAGCTCGAAAATACATCTTAGGACTTCTCTGAGGGCCATTATGGACTTTCGGAAAATTATCGACCTTCATCAGGTGTGAAGATGGCTATCGGTATTTTTGAAATTGTTATATCATTATTGCGAAGATGGTAAGTAGCTTTGTCAGACAACTTCTCCGTCAAACAACAAAATTGCACTAtcaggcaccaaagttgctccgACGTGTACCAAAGTTGCTCAGATGAGTACCAAATTTGCTATGTGGGACACCAAAATTGCGCTTCCGGACACGAATGTAGCTTTACGAGACATAAAAGTTGCTCTGCTGGACACCAAAATTGCACCGCCGATGCCAAAGTTGCGCCACCAGGCACGAACGTAGCTTTATTAGACACCAATGTTGTTCTGTCGAGCACTAAAATTGCCTTTGCtaggcaccaaagttgctccgtCTAGTACGAAAGTTGTTCCTTCCGACACCAAAGTTGCTTCGTCTCGTACCAAAGTTATTCATTTCGGCACCAAAGTTGCTCGCGGGACAACAATTTTTTCTTATTATAAACAACTACATAGCATCTACACGACAACTTCAATTTTTGGTAACTCTACTGCAGCTAGAAAAAATTACAACTATGGTAATTTTTTGGCCAACAATTATTATATAATTTTAGGCAACAAACTAGCATTTTTAGCAAGTATTATGTATTTTTAGCAACTATTATGTAATCATAGGCAACAAATTGGCACATATATGTGGCTTTTAGGCAACAAACTACGACTAGGCAGGAAGCTATCATTTTTAGCAACAATTATATAATTTTAGGCAACAAAATACTATTAACGTGGCAAATAATAGCTTCTCTTTTACATGGGACCCACCACTCTCCATCTCTCTCCTTTATCTCTTCCTCGTACGCATCCCTCCCAATTTCATCCTATCAATGCTGCCCCCGCCGCCAATTCTGGCCGCCATGGGTTCCGGCCCGAGCTCAAGGCCGGGAGAGGGCGCGCCACATCGGGAGGTCGCTCGGAGCCGAGCCCATGGGCTGGGGAGGGAGTTGCGCCGAGAGGAGCGGGATGGCCACCGGGTTTCCGCGAGCTGCGGGGACATTACGGGTGCGCGGTCGCGTGGGGAAGTTGGCGGtgggcggaggaggccggcggcggggagcTAGACGCGGAGCTCGCGCGGTGGGAGATGGGGAACCTGGACGGTGGCCTATGCGCGTTGGAGGGAAGCCGGCGGCGGGTGCGTGCGTCTGGAGGTGCGGCTGGCGGCGGGGGCGCTCGTCTAGATGGGAGGCCGGTGGCGACCACGGTTGGCCGGACGATGCGCGTGGCCAGCGGGGACAGTTCTCCTGGCCGGAGAGGAAAATGGAGCAGTGGCCGATTCCGGATAGAGATAGGAGGCAATTCATTTTCTTACCTCTTCCAACGGGGTGGCTGAATCTTTCCTAAAATCAGCGGTGTGCCAGAAACTACCATCGGGCACGCGGCCGCCCGCTAGACGCGCCCATATTATATATACTAGCCCGAGAGAGGCTCCATACAACATTATCATATTCGCTCAATCTCTCTCTATTGTTCTACACCTCGAACAAAAAACGGAAAACATACAATCCTCCTCGTCTCCAACGACTCTGCATTAGCTCCATCGATCGCGCGCGCTCCGTGGCTGCCATGGTTTCGGCTAGCGATGGCGAGCAGCCACTGCAGCTGCAGTCCAAGAATGTGTGCGTGGTGGGAGCCGGCATGGCTGGCATGGCGGCTGCGCGCGAGCTGCGGCGGGAGGGCCACGCCGTGACGGTCATGGAGCAGAGCGCCGACGTCGGCGGGCAGTGGCTGTACGACCCGAGGACCGACGGCGACGACCCGCTCGGGGCCACGGTGCCGGTGCGCGTGCCCGGCAGCATGTACGCCTGCCTCCGCCTCATCAGTCCACGGGAGGCCATGGGGTTCTCCGACTTCCAGTTCCTGCCAAGGCACGGTGTCGCGGGCCGAGACCCGCGCCGCTATCCCGTCCACCAGGAGATGTACTGCTACCTCCGGGACTTCTGCGACGCGTTCGGGCTCATGGACGCCGTCAGGCTCAGCACCCGTGTCCTGCGCGTTGCCGAGGCCGTGCCGACGTCTTCGTCGTCGACGCGTCAGTGGGCGGTGAGATCCGTGCACCTCGGCGATGGaaaagagaaggaggaggtgTTCGACTCCGTGGTGGTGGCCACCGGGCACTACTCGCAGCCGAAGCTCCCTCGCATCAAAGGCATGGAGGAGTGGCTGCGGAGGCAGATGCACAGCCACTCGTACCGGACGCCGGATCCGTTCCGCGGCGAGGTGGTGGTGATGGTCGGGTGCGGGGACAGCGGCAAGGACATCGCGCTAGACCTGCGCCGCGTCGCCAAGGAGGTGCACCTCACCGCCAAGTCCACGGAGGAGGCAATGACGCCGGCCATGTCCAAGATGCTGGCCAACCACGCCAACCTGCACCTCCACCCGCAGATAGACCAGCTGCACGCCGACGGGCGCGTGGTGTTCGCGGACGGCTCAAGCGTCGTCGCGGACACGGTCATGTACGGCACGGGGTACACCTACTCGTTCCCGTTCCTGGACACGGGCGGCGCGGTGACCGTGGACGACAACCGCGTCGGCCCGCTGTTCGAGCACGTGTTCCCGCCGTCCCTGGCGCCGTCGCTCTCCTTCGTGGGCGTGCCGAGGAAGGTTCTTATTCCGTGGTTCTTCGAGGCGCAGGGAAAGTGGATCGCGCAGGTGCTGTCCGGCCGGCGGGCGCTGCCGCCGGAGGAGGAGATGCTGCGGTCCGTGGAGGAGCATTACCGCGCCAGGGAGGCCGCCGGCGTGCCCAAGAAGTACACCCACGACATCGGCGGCGTGGAACCTCTGAAGATGTACGAGTTCGGGGAGAAGTACTGCGACTTCCCGCGGATCGAGAACTGGCAGAGGGAGCTGATCCTGTCGGGCATCGCGGGTATGAACGAGGACATGGAGAACTTCCGCGACCGAACCGACGACAGCGACAACGTTCGGAAGGGCCTGCAGAGATGGCTCGGCTTAGCTGCTCCACCTCAGGCTCAAGACGATCAAAATGTGGCTGGGAAAGATATAGCTGCTACTCAAGTTGATGCGCAGGCCATGACTAAGCTTCTTGTCAACTGAAGACCACGCTGCGTGTGCATCAATCGTTGCACTGCCTGAGGCGCTACCCTCATTTCGAAGAAAAAGAAACGGTTGTAGTGGCACAGGAATTCAGTCATAAGTTGGACCAAATATATACGTAGTACAAGGGAGTATCAACAATTGCAATTGCGGAATAAACACAACAGGGACGGATCCAGGAATTTAACTTTGGA includes these proteins:
- the LOC124672308 gene encoding flavin-containing monooxygenase FMO GS-OX-like 8, with protein sequence MVSASDGEQPLQLQSKNVCVVGAGMAGMAAARELRREGHAVTVMEQSADVGGQWLYDPRTDGDDPLGATVPVRVPGSMYACLRLISPREAMGFSDFQFLPRHGVAGRDPRRYPVHQEMYCYLRDFCDAFGLMDAVRLSTRVLRVAEAVPTSSSSTRQWAVRSVHLGDGKEKEEVFDSVVVATGHYSQPKLPRIKGMEEWLRRQMHSHSYRTPDPFRGEVVVMVGCGDSGKDIALDLRRVAKEVHLTAKSTEEAMTPAMSKMLANHANLHLHPQIDQLHADGRVVFADGSSVVADTVMYGTGYTYSFPFLDTGGAVTVDDNRVGPLFEHVFPPSLAPSLSFVGVPRKVLIPWFFEAQGKWIAQVLSGRRALPPEEEMLRSVEEHYRAREAAGVPKKYTHDIGGVEPLKMYEFGEKYCDFPRIENWQRELILSGIAGMNEDMENFRDRTDDSDNVRKGLQRWLGLAAPPQAQDDQNVAGKDIAATQVDAQAMTKLLVN